The following proteins are co-located in the Phyllostomus discolor isolate MPI-MPIP mPhyDis1 chromosome 1, mPhyDis1.pri.v3, whole genome shotgun sequence genome:
- the LOC114490380 gene encoding ribonuclease 8-like, with amino-acid sequence MAPARARFCPLLLLLLLGLWVAEVPVSAKCKHMTSAQCFDTQHVQPSPRECKMAMGNNNNKHTKHCKSLNTFLHESFSSVAAACQTPITGCKNSHESCHQSQKPVSLTM; translated from the coding sequence ATGGCACCAGCCAGAGCGAGATTCTGCcctctgctgctgctcctgctcctggggCTGTGGGTGGCTGAGGTCCCAGTCAGCGCCAAATGCAAACACATGACCTCAGCTCAGTGCTTTGACACCCAGCATGTGCAGCCCAGCCCccgggaatgcaaaatggcaatgggcaacaacaacaacaagcacACAAAACACTGTAAGAGCCTCAACACCTTCCTGCATGAATCCTTCTCCAGTGTGGCCGCCGCTTGCCAGACCCCCATCACAGGCTGCAAGAACAGTCACGAAAGCTGCCACCAGAGCCAGAAGCCTGTGTCCCTGACCATGTGA